One genomic region from Knoellia sp. p5-6-4 encodes:
- a CDS encoding acyl-CoA dehydrogenase family protein, protein MSTHAVTNQVPPLSGHSLLTSDPALEEGLRRWAGATAYEDIAVLAELAGRPEAQRAGDLANLHTPVLRTHAPTGERVDEVEFHPSWHDLMDTAVVHGLTAGPWTEPAGSGAHVRRAAGFIVWSQVEAGHLCPVSMTYAAVPALRANPELSAAWVPKLASREYDFGLRPLSGKRGAIAGMGMTEKQGGSDVRANTTVATAAPGGPLAGGHTYRLTGHKWFLSAPMSDAFLVLAQTEAGPTCFLVPRVLDDGTRNPFALQRLKDKLGNRSNASSEVEFDGTWGVRVGDEGRGVRTIIDMVASTRLDCVLGSTATMRQAVVRAVHHARHRSAFGARLVEQPLMRNVLVDLVLETEAATTLSLRLAHAVDEGDSDFSRLAVAVGKYWVCKRTAPVVAEALECLGGNGYVEENGLARLYREAPLNSIWEGSGNVNALDVLRAVSRQPQAVEAFVREAKRGLGHSAALDDAIDGLEEVARYAAEPGAAVGARRVVETLAVTLQAALLAQHAPSEVADAFVASRIAGGHGHTLGTLDGSLVQDSAERILERALVL, encoded by the coding sequence GTGAGCACCCACGCCGTCACCAACCAGGTACCGCCGCTTTCCGGCCACAGCCTGCTGACCAGCGACCCCGCGCTCGAGGAGGGCCTGCGACGCTGGGCCGGCGCGACGGCATACGAGGACATCGCCGTCCTCGCGGAGCTGGCCGGCCGTCCCGAGGCCCAGCGGGCCGGCGACCTGGCCAACCTCCACACGCCGGTGCTGCGCACCCACGCACCCACCGGTGAGCGGGTCGACGAGGTGGAGTTCCACCCCTCCTGGCACGACCTCATGGACACCGCCGTCGTCCACGGCCTCACGGCCGGACCGTGGACCGAGCCTGCGGGCAGCGGCGCCCACGTGCGCCGGGCGGCCGGTTTCATCGTCTGGTCCCAGGTGGAGGCCGGGCACCTGTGCCCCGTGTCGATGACGTATGCCGCCGTGCCCGCCCTGCGCGCCAACCCCGAGCTGTCTGCGGCATGGGTGCCGAAGCTCGCCTCCCGGGAGTACGACTTCGGTCTGCGCCCCCTGTCCGGCAAGCGCGGCGCCATCGCCGGCATGGGCATGACGGAGAAGCAGGGCGGCTCCGACGTGCGCGCCAACACAACCGTCGCGACCGCTGCACCGGGTGGCCCCCTGGCCGGCGGCCACACCTACCGGCTCACCGGCCACAAGTGGTTCCTCTCGGCGCCGATGAGCGACGCCTTTCTCGTGCTCGCCCAGACCGAGGCCGGCCCCACCTGCTTCCTCGTCCCCCGTGTCCTCGACGACGGGACCCGCAATCCCTTTGCGCTGCAACGCCTCAAGGACAAGCTGGGCAACCGCTCCAACGCCTCGTCCGAGGTCGAGTTCGACGGCACCTGGGGTGTGCGCGTCGGCGACGAGGGACGCGGCGTGCGCACCATCATCGACATGGTCGCCTCCACCAGGCTCGACTGCGTGCTCGGCTCCACGGCCACCATGCGGCAGGCCGTGGTGCGCGCCGTCCACCACGCCCGGCACCGCTCCGCCTTCGGGGCTCGGCTCGTCGAACAGCCGCTGATGCGCAACGTGCTCGTCGACCTCGTCCTCGAGACCGAGGCCGCCACCACGCTGTCGCTGCGCCTCGCACACGCCGTCGACGAGGGCGACTCCGACTTCTCCCGGCTCGCCGTCGCGGTCGGCAAGTACTGGGTGTGCAAGCGCACTGCGCCGGTCGTGGCCGAGGCGCTGGAGTGCTTGGGCGGCAACGGCTACGTCGAGGAGAACGGCCTCGCCCGCCTCTACCGCGAGGCGCCGCTGAACTCGATCTGGGAGGGCTCGGGCAACGTCAACGCCCTCGACGTGCTGCGCGCCGTCTCGCGCCAGCCGCAGGCCGTCGAGGCGTTCGTCCGCGAGGCCAAGCGCGGCCTCGGCCACAGTGCCGCACTCGACGACGCCATCGACGGCCTCGAGGAGGTGGCCCGGTATGCCGCAGAGCCCGGCGCCGCCGTCGGCGCCCGTCGGGTCGTCGAGACGCTGGCCGTGACCCTCCAGGCCGCGCTCCTGGCCCAGCACGCGCCGAGCGAGGTGGCCGACGCGTTCGTCGCCAGCCGGATCGCCGGCGGTCACGGTCACACGCTGGGCACCCTCGACGGCTCTCTGGTGCAGGACAGCGCGGAACGGATCCTCGAGCGCGCACTCGTGCTCTGA
- a CDS encoding YihY/virulence factor BrkB family protein: MVSVKARVKRHLARVPGATALARLTVETIRVCLRYRVTGLASEAGFFALLSLPPLVLGLFGGVGYVGQWLGQETVDEITGGIQTWAERFLTDTLITDALLPTVNDVLGRGRLDLISVGFLLSIWSGSRALNVFVDTISIMYGQSGVRGIVQTRALSLTLYLVSLVVGIIVIPLVLIGPTWLEALLPESLDFLFWLYWPVVTFIAVASLTTLYHISTPRRTPWLRDMPGAVLTLVIWALSSFVLRGTVAASLGGTSIYGPLSTPIVLLIWLYFLAIAILIGAALNAAIRLLWPVQERPSARARAVGWVKREVRRRRTAEEAAGRSGGAGEPEAAAEVFGGLGGAPGGPVGTPDEPVGAPAGAGAGDGSEEPAAAKRKKSRPLTPLPEDPERVARKAARKAARRAARSAS, translated from the coding sequence GTGGTGAGCGTGAAGGCGCGGGTGAAGAGACACCTCGCCCGGGTGCCGGGGGCGACGGCTCTGGCGCGCCTGACCGTCGAGACGATCCGGGTCTGTCTGCGCTACCGCGTGACCGGGCTGGCGTCCGAGGCGGGCTTCTTCGCGCTGCTGTCGCTGCCACCACTGGTGCTGGGGCTCTTCGGCGGGGTCGGTTACGTCGGGCAGTGGCTCGGCCAGGAGACGGTCGACGAGATCACCGGCGGGATCCAGACCTGGGCGGAGCGCTTCCTCACCGACACGTTGATCACGGACGCGCTGTTGCCGACCGTCAACGACGTGCTGGGCAGGGGGCGCCTGGACCTCATCTCCGTCGGTTTCCTGCTGTCGATCTGGTCGGGGTCGCGCGCCCTCAACGTCTTCGTAGACACCATCTCGATCATGTACGGGCAGTCGGGTGTGCGAGGCATCGTGCAGACCCGTGCCCTGTCGCTGACGCTGTACCTGGTCTCGCTCGTCGTCGGGATCATCGTCATCCCACTGGTGCTGATCGGCCCGACGTGGCTGGAGGCGCTGCTGCCGGAGAGCCTGGACTTCCTGTTCTGGCTCTACTGGCCGGTGGTGACGTTCATCGCCGTCGCCAGCCTGACGACGCTCTACCACATCTCCACGCCACGCCGGACGCCGTGGCTGAGGGACATGCCCGGCGCCGTGCTGACGTTGGTCATCTGGGCGCTGTCGTCGTTCGTGCTCCGCGGCACGGTCGCGGCCTCTCTGGGGGGCACGTCGATCTACGGGCCGCTGAGCACGCCGATCGTGCTGCTGATCTGGCTGTACTTCCTCGCCATCGCCATCCTCATCGGCGCTGCCCTCAACGCCGCCATCCGGCTGCTGTGGCCCGTGCAGGAGCGGCCCAGCGCGCGGGCCCGGGCTGTCGGGTGGGTCAAGCGGGAGGTGCGCCGTCGCCGGACCGCCGAGGAGGCCGCCGGCCGCTCGGGAGGGGCGGGGGAGCCCGAGGCTGCGGCCGAGGTCTTCGGGGGGCTCGGCGGGGCGCCTGGTGGGCCTGTGGGGACGCCGGACGAGCCTGTCGGGGCGCCGGCCGGTGCGGGGGCGGGGGACGGCAGTGAGGAGCCGGCTGCTGCGAAGCGGAAGAAGTCCAGACCCCTGACGCCGCTCCCCGAGGACCCCGAGCGGGTCGCGCGAAAGGCGGCCCGGAAGGCCGCCCGGAGGGCGGCGCGGTCGGCCTCCTGA